The genomic interval GATGAGTCTGAAAGAAGCCGAGCAACTTAGGGAACAAGACCCGAAATCTTATCAAGAAAAAAGCATACAGAGCATGGCCCGGCATGTTAACTTGATGTTGGACTTACAGCAAAGAGGTGCAGTTACGTTTGATTATGGAAATAATTTGAGGGAGTTTGCTCTCCAAGGGGGCGTAAAGGATGCTTTTGACTTCCCCGGTTTTACACCCGCATATTTGCGACCGCTATTTTGTGAGGGCAAAGGACCGTTCCGATGGGCGGCTTTGTCCGGAGACCCAGAAGACATTTATGTAACCGACCGGGCCCTTATGGAAGCATTTCCAGAGAATAAACCGCTAATTAAATGGCTGGAAATGGCGCAGGAAAAAGTAGCTTTTCAGGGTCTCCCCTGTCGTATCTGCTGGCTAGGAATGGGCGAGCGTGAGAAGGCAGGAAAGATATTTAACAATTTAGTAAGATCCGGCAAAGTAAAAGCACCCATTGTGATCGGTCGTGATCACCTAGATTGTGGTTCCGTCGCTTCACCTAACCGGGAAACAGAAGGCATGCTGGATGGTTCCGATGCGGTGTCCGACTGGCCTCTATTAAATTTAATGAGTAATGCAGTTGGCGGAGCAACCTGGATTTCCTTTCATCACGGCGGAGGTGTCGGCATTGGTTATTCTCAGCACGCTGGGATGGTCGTGCTTGCTGACGGAACGGATCGTGCGGAAAAATGTTTGGAAAGGGTTTTGTATAATGATCCCGCAATGGGCGTGTTCCGCCATACCGATGCTGGGTATGATCAAGCTAGTCGCTGGGCAGATAAGTTTGACTTGAAAGTTTGGTAGCTATGGACGAAATGAAAATCATTGGTCCCTTTAAGCAACTAACTGCTTTGGCAGATCTGCCTCTTCGAGGAGCTATTGCTGATGAGCAATTGGAGGTTATTGCAAAGGGCGCTGTTGTGGTGAACTCAGATGGTCTGATTGAAGCGGTAGGCGAATTTGAGACGCTGAGAACCTCCTACCCAACTGCTAAACTGGAAGAAATAGAGGAACCCATGGTTCTTATGCCGGGCTTTATCGACTGCCATACACACATTGCTTTCGGAGGCAGTCGGGCCAGGGATTATGCGATGCGTGTCGCCGGAAAAACCTATTTGGAAATAGCTAAAGCTGGTGGTGGTATTTGGGACACCGTTACTCAAACCCGATCTGCAACAGAAGAAGAGTTAATAAAGAATACGGTATCGAGGGCGGCCAAACATTTACGTGAGGGCGTGACCACCATCGAAGTTAAAAGTGGTTATGGTCTGAATGTCGACGATGAAATAAAAATATTAAATGCTATTCACTCTGCCAACCAACTGACCAAAGCTGACCTGATAAGCACCTGTCTTGCGGCCCATATGAAACCAAAGGATTTTGATGGCGGGCAAAAGGAGTACCTCAATTATTTATTGGACGAGCTGCTCCCGCTTGTAAAAGAACAGAAACTCAGCGAACGGATTGATATTTTTGTAGAAGACTCTGCATTCGATACGGTACATGCAGACTATTTTCTGTCTAAGGTAGCTCAGCTAGGTTTTGATATAGCGGTTCATGCTGATCAATTCAGCACGGGAGGGTCAGCGCTCGCATTAAAACATAAAGCACGATCAGCCGATCATTTAGAAGCTTCAACCGAAAAAGAGATCGAACCGTTCGTTTCATCAGATACGGTAGCAGTTGTATTGCCGGGAGCCTCAGTGGGCTTGGGTATGAATTTCGCCCCTGCGAGAAAATTATTGGACGCCGGTGCGTGCATGGCTATCGCCAGCGACTGGAACCCAGGTTCCGCACCGATGGGGTCATTGTTAGTCCAGGCCAGTATTTTAGGGGCATTTGAGAAGCTGTCTATGACCGAAACGCTGGCAGGCTTAACCTATCGTGCGGCACATGCGCTGAACCTAAAAGACAGAGGAAAAATTAAGAAAGGCTATTTAGCTGATATGCAAGCCTTTCCTTGCGAGGATTATCGAGAGATTCTCTATCACCAAGGACAATTGAAACCCCAAATTATATGGAAAACAGGAACACGAATATGATAGATTCAAATTTTTATTCAACAGCAAACGAAGGATCGTGGTTTGCTCGCATTGATGGTTTTGATGAAAACCAGCTGCGCTGGCATCAGAGCGTGGAGGCGATCGACATCAGGAAGCTAAAGCGAGCTGAAGGACAAAATAATATCGCCATTTTGGGCTTTGCCAGTGATGAAGGTGTACAGAGGAATAAAGGACGTGTTGGCGCTGCAAAAGCCCCCGAGCGAATTCGTCGGCTCTGCAGCAGCCTACCCATGATCGAGGGGGTGAAGATCTACGATGCGGGGGATGTTTCCTGTTATGAAGAGCAGCTGGAAAAAGCACAGCAACAGCTGGCCGTGGCTGTTGGGAAGCTTCTAAGTCATGGTTATACGCCGCTCTTGCTGGGTGGTGGTCATGAAATTGTGTATGGACATTATAAGGGGGTTAAGCAAAGTTTCTCTTCTGAGAAAGTCGGCATAATCAGTTTCGATGCACACTTCGATCTCAGGAAACCGGACAGTAAAGGCGTGAACTCGGGTACTGGATTTTGGCAAATTGCAGAAGCTTCGAATCATGCTCCGTTAGACTATTTAGCGATCGGGATTCAAAAAGCCAGCAATACAAGAGAGCTTTTCGAAGAGGCAGACAAGCTGCAGGCTTCCTACATTTTTGATAGCGAATTTAATCCGACACAAATTGACTATCTCAGGAAAAAGATTGCTAGCTTTTGTGACAAGGTTGATAAAGTATACCTCACGATTGATATGGATGCCTTTTCCTCTGCTTACGCTCCGGGAGTAAGCGCTTCAAATCCAAAAGGGCTCACACCCGACTTCGTTTTTGATGATTGCCTGAGGGGTATTTTCTCAACCGGGAAGGTGGTATCGATTGATGTAGCTGAGGTAAACCCAAATTTTGATCTAGACAACCGTACGTCCAAACTTGCTGCACGTTTAATATCTGATATGCTTAATCTTCTTTCAGGGTAAACATTTAAATATGTCCCTGCTTTAAGCGAATGCTCATATCTTATTGAGTTAATTCCTGATACGCGGCATCCAAGCTTCGTTCAATCCCATCGCCCTGCCATTCAGACGCGCCGGGTATGCTTGCTATTTTCATTATTTCTTCGCGGCTTTCCCCCGCCTTAATTTTACTGCTTACCACCTCAAGCAAAGAGCTTAAATAGTCCTGAAATGCTTTGAGGTCGGCCTGGCCTCCAACAACCTTCTCGGGATCAAGGCTATGTCCAAAGATAAAAAGTGTATCACGGTCAAAAGTGTCCATCGCCTTTTGTAAAACTTGAATCCAACTGGCAATATCCGCCCCTGCCGACTTATCGATAAAAGGATAGCGGCGGTTGAAAACTAAATCGCCCATATGCACGATGTTCGCATTTTGAAAATGAACAATCGCATCTCCATTGGTGTGTCCTGCACCAAAATAATGAGCTTTGATAAATTCTTTTCCGGTTTTCAACTCCCAGCTTTCTGTAAAAACGGTATCGGGATAGAGTTGTTCACTTTCCTTGCCCGATTTTTTCGCTACAGCCTTCTGATTAATTAACGAGTTGTTATGAGCCACTACTTTGCCTACCAAACCTTTGAACGCGATGTTACCGGCGGTATGATCACCGTGATGATGCGTGTTAATTAAATAGCTAAAGGGCTTGGATCCTAATTTCTTCAGTTCTGCTATGAGGTGGGCGGCTGAGTGAGGGAACTGAGCGTCTATGACAAGGTACCCCTCATCGGCGTCTAACCAACCTATGGTACCTCCTGCTTCTGTAAAGATGCCTATGCTATCTCGCAAGGTCATGAAGTTATAATCTTGAGGTCGCATGAGAGCAGCCCACGCACTTTTTGTACTGAAAGACAACAACGCTGCTGTCAGACTCGCATTCTGAATAAAATCACGTCTTTTCATCTTGATTGCTACGATCGGTTTAGGGAAAAACAAAAATAATTTTCATTTGTTTCAATCTGCCCCTCTTTTTAATCTCATTTAATCAAAACCTAAATTAAATTCCTTTCTTAACTGATCGAGCATCGGATTTTTTGCCACCATTGCCTGGTATTTCTCCGCGTCGGTCACAGGCTTTCTTACAGTTGGCGACTTTTGGAGGACAGGAATAAGGTCGACCTTAAAGTTATTCAGATTTTGGCGGATATAATTCAAAATTTCTATTTTCGACTCGACTAAAAGCTGCTGCTGGATCTGGTTCTCTACGATAACGTCTACCATATAGTTTTCCTTTAGTACCGGCTTATTAGCAGTCATCAGTGTGAAAAGGCTTATTTTGCCTTGATCCTTGATTGTTCGGGAAAACTCAGTCCAGAGTTTTAAAAATTCTTCTTGACCAAAAGGCTCTTCTGCCGTCCCTTGAACGTATTCGGGGTCTTTGTTCTTCGAGCCGCTATCTCTCTTTTCGTCAAAAACGGTATTGAGGTTTGGAATTTTGGAACCTAAGTTGATATCGGTCAATTTAGGGATAACAAGCTTGGGTCTCGTTGGAGGCACCACCTCACTCTGTGGTGAAGGAGACACTGATGAATCTTTGTTTTCTGATGATGACGCAACGCTTGATGGAGGTGCGACTGGGCTCTGCTTTGCCGTGGTAACCGGATTAGAAGTTTCAGTTTGATCAGGCGACTTCGTTATGGAAGTTTTTTTTTTAGCGGACTCGCCGCTTTCTTCGTTCATGATTGATTGCCTGCTAAGCTGGACAGCCGAACTGATATGACACATCTTCAATAGAGCCAGCTCTACCTGCAATCGTTGATTTCTGCTGGTTTTATAATTTATTTCACATTGATTAGCAATGTTCAATGCCGACAACAGTAGGCCCTGACTAGTTTTTTCAGCCTGGCTAAGGTACCGATCTTTGATGGTCTTACTTACCTCTAGAAGTTTCACAGTTTCCATATCTTTCGCGACCAAGAGATTCCGGAAATGACTGGCCAACCCAGCTATAAAGTGACTACCGTCAAACCCTTTTGAAAGAACTTCATTGAACAATAACAGGCACCTTGAGCTATCCTCATCAACAATCGCCTGTGTCAATTTAAAATAGTAATCATAATCTAATACGTTCAGATTGTCAATAACAGCCTGATAGCTTAAATTCTTATTAGAAAAGCTTACCAGTTGATCAAACATGGACAATGCGTCACGTAAACCGCCATCGGCTTTTTGTGCAATTAGATGAAGGCCATCCTGATCATAACTCACAGCCTCTTTTTGCGCAATACTTTCGAGATGACCAGCAATATCCTCAACGCGGATTCGATTAAAATCGAATATCTGACAACGAGAAAGAATAGTAGGGAGAATTTTATGTTTTTCGGTGGTAGCTAAAATAAACTTCGCATACGCAGGAGGTTCTTCCAATGTCTTTAAAAATGCATTGAAAGCCTGAGCAGATAGCATATGAACCTCATCAATGATATAAATCTTATATCTTCCGGTCTGAGGAGGAATCCGCACCTGTTCAATCAAGCTCCTGATATCTTCCACAGAATTGTTCGATGCGGCATCTAACTCATGAACATTAAAAGAGGAACCATTTTGAAAAGCTTTGCAACTATCACAGGTACCACAAGCTTCGACCTCGGAGGTTAGATTTTCACAATTTATTGTTTTAGCCAGGATACGAGCACAAGTGGTCTTTCCTACACCTCTCGGACCACAAAACAGGAAGGCTTGTGCCAACTGATTATTCTTGATCGCGTTCTTTAAGGTTCCGGTTATGTGTTGTTGCCCAACAACGGTTTCAAAGGTTGCCGGACGGTATTTCCGCGCTGAAACAATAAAACTATCCATTAGCACGAAGATACAGCATAAAAATTTAAATTAAATAGCTATTATTGATTTTGTAAACAAAAACACCCTTTTCGGGTTTATAACAAAACAAACGATATTAAAAAAACGAATATGAAAACCTTAACGATTTCACTTCTTGCTTTGGCCAGTTTTTGCATGGTAGCATGTAACCAAAACAGCAGTCAAACAAATAATAGCGCAGACTCTACTGATATAGGGCCTTCAATGAATGATTCCATTGTAAATACGGACAATCCTCCTGCATCAAGGGACTTATCGGCTCAGCCAGAAGTAGACTTGTCACAAAGTGCGCTTACCTATACGGAAACCAATACACAGATGAAGCTGGTTCTTCCCAATGCTGATGTATTTGAAGAAGGTAGTGCCGAATTTAAGGAAGGCTATGAAGCCACGCTCCAGGAGACTTTAAATGTCATCAATGACCGAGGATTCGGAAAGGTTCTGGTATCAGGGAACACAGGACGTGGTGGCGATGAGGCAGCCAACAAATCGCTATCCTCTGAACGGGCTATCAAAGTGACCAAATGGCTGAAGGACAAAGGTCTTAAAAAAGAGGTTAGTGTTACCTCACAGGGTGTTGGGTCACAATATCCGATGATTGCTTATGAATTGAAAGACGGCTCACCTAACCCACAAGCCGATGGTTTGAACAACCGGACAGAAATAACCTTCCGGAAGTCACAACTTGCATCACAATAATCAGTTAGCTATTGTAATTTTAAATATTTCATTGTACTTTTGCATCCCGCTTTAGCGGAAACATAAATTATTAATTTTATTCTTAAAATGCAACAGTACGAAACCGTAATCATTCTTACCCCGTTGTTGTCAGAAGAAGTGGCTAAAGAAACTATTACAAAGTTTAGCACTTTCTTAACTGAGAACGGAGCCGAAATTATCCAAGAAGATAATTGGGGTTTGAAAAAATTAGCGTATCCGATTGAGAAAAAATCAACCGGATTCTTCCACCTAACTGAATTTAAGGCTCCAGGTGATTTAATTAGCAAACTGGAACTTCAGTATAAGCGTGATGAGCGCATTATGCGTTTCCTAACCATTGCTTTAGATAAACATGCGATCGCTTACAACGAGAAAAAACGTAGCGGTGCTTTTAACAAGAAACCAAAAACTGAGGAGGCTGCAAAATAATGGCAAGAGAACAAAAAATTCAGTATGTTACTGCTCCCAAGGTGGATGATAACCGTAAAAAATATTGTCGTTTCAAAAAGAATGGCATTAAATATATCGATTATAAAGACGCAAACTTTTTATTGAAGTTCGTTAACGATCAGGGTAAACTTTTACCAAGACGCTTGACTGGAACTTCGTTGAAATTTCAACGTAAAGTAGCACAGGCTGTTAAACGTGCTCGCCACATCGGTCTATTACCTTATGTTGCAGATTCATTAAAATAAACGGAGGTAGAGAAACATGGAAATTATTTTAAAACAAGATATTAAAAAACTTGGCGAAAAGGATGATATCGTTGTAGTTAAGCCCGGATACGGACGCAACTATCTGATTCCTCAAGGTTTTGCTGAATTAGCTACTCCGTCTGCAAAGAAAGTTTTAGCTGAGAACATCAGACAAGCACAATTCAAACAAGATAAAATTAAACAAGACGCAGAAGCTTTAGCTGGCAAACTTGAATCTGTAAAATTAACTATCGGGGCAAAAGCCGGCGAAAGCGGCAAGATATTCGGGTCGGTTAATACAATTCAAATTGCTGATGCCCTTAAGAAAGAAGGCTATGAAGTTGACCGTCGTCGCATTACTTTCGAAGAAGAGCCTAAAGTTATCGGTGAGTACATCGCTAACTTAAACTTACACAAAGAAGTAAAGGTTCAGGTTCCTTTTGAAGTAGTTGCTGAATAAATTACAATACCAAAACAAAAAAAGGCTATCCATCATCGGATAGCCTTTTTTTGTCATTATATTTAGTGACCATGGCAAAACGAAAATCAAGAAAAAAGAAAAAGAGCACGAAGAAGCGAATTCTTAAAATCTTGCTAAAAAGCATTATTTATTTCGTTGTAATCAGCGTAGTATGGGTAATGCTCTATCGTTTTGTTAATCCGCCTATAACATGGCTGATGGTTCAAAGAAATCTTCAGTCGATAGAAAACACAAAGCCTCCGGTTGCACGAAAATGGATAAAATACGAAGATCTTTCTGAAAACTTAAAACGAGCTGTGATAGCTAGCGAAGACGCCCGCTTTATACAACATGCAGGTTTTGACAAAAAAGCCATTCGGGAAGCTTTCAAAAAAAATCAGGCAGGTGGATCGCTCCGCGGCGGCAGTACAATCAGTCAGCAAACTGCTAAAAATGTTTTCCTTTGGCCACAACGCTCCTGGGTAAGAAAAGGTCTGGAAGCTTGGTTTACTATTCTAATTGAAGCCCTGTGGGGTAAAAAACGTATTCTCGAGGTCTATTTGAATGTTATTGAAATGGGGCCGAACCTGTACGGTGCTGAGTCGGCAACTCAATATTATTTTAATAAATCAGCCAAAAGTCTAACAAAGCGACAAGCAGCGCTGATCGCAGCAGTGCTTCCTAACCCGCTAAGGTGGTCACCAGCAAAGCCCACAAAGTACATTAGCAATCGTGCATATCGCATTGTACGCTATATGCCTCATAGTGCCATCCCTGAATAGCGCGCCTATCTTATTCAGCTGATATTGAACATCCGGCCTTGCCAACTATCTTTGATAGGAACGATCCAGCGTTTGGCTAGCTCCTCACTACTCTGTACGGTATTATCAAAAACCAGTGTATCTTGGTTTATTTCACCAGCCGACAACAATGCTTCTAGTTCGGTGCGTGAGGCCGCTTTCACCTGATCTCCATCGAAATAAGCGGTCTGCATCCGATCAAATAAATTGACCCCCAACTCATTCTCGATGGCTTTTAGAAAACGAACGGACGAGTCTATAGAACAACCTGAAGCGGCTTCCACGGATTCATTCAAAAACAAAATGATAAAGCGGTTATAACGAATTTCAGCGCGCGCGGCGAGTTCCTTACCGTGGGCTTTCCACTGTGCCGCAAATTCTTGTAGTTTATTATTTGCCAGACCTACTTCTGTTTCTGAAAGTTCTCTGTCTGACTGATAGATCCAAATACGCTCCATTTCAGCAATTTTATTAAATATTTATGAGCCTAGTAGTTCTCTCAAAGCTAAAAAAAGCGTTGAGAGAACCTGTTATCTTTGTGTCAAAATTTCGGCTCGTCTGGATATCTCCAACACAAGGCTAACAATCTAGTTGAGTATCTGTTTAAATCTACTCTGCGGCAAGCGGCTCGGCTTTGAAGCCTTTGCTTTCCACAATAGCAATTACTTCGCTTTCAGTTACACCATCTGACTTCACTGTAAGCACCTTATCACTATTATCGATATCAACATCCCATTTCCCCTCGCCTACGGTCTGATCCAAATCAGACTGTACCTTTGAGACACATCCGCCACAATTGAGGTTTGTTTTAAATTGAAGAGTTTGATTTTCCATGTTATTATATTATTACGTTATTTAATTTATTTATTATTCTTTGATCTTTTACTTTCTGATCTCCTGATCACTCTAGTCAATTGTTACTTTTTCCACTTTAGTCGCAAGCTATTGCTTACCACACTAACGCTACTCAAAGCCATTGCCGCCCCGGCAATCATCGGGTTTAATAAGAAGCCGTTAATCGGATAAAGGATACCGGCAGCAATTGGAATACCAATCAAATTGTATATAAAAGCCCAGAATAAGTTCTGTTTGATGGTAGCAACGGTTTGCCTGGACAGCAAAATGGCTTGTGGTATTTTATTCAGATCGGAAGAAATAATCGTCATCTTCGCTACGTCCATAGCGATGTCACTCCCTTTTCCCATGGCAATGCTCACATCCGCTGTTGCTAACGCGGTACTATCATTTATACCGTCACCAACCATTGCTACGACCTTCCCTTTATTTTGCAAATCTTTAATAAAATCGGCTTTATGTTGTGGCAACACCTCTGCCTTGTAATGATCTATACCAGTCTCTTTGGCAATTGCATTGGCTGTTGCTTCATTGTCGCCCGTAAGCATGTACAAGTCAATTCCCATATTTTGCATTTGCTCAATCGCTGCTACGGAAGTCTTTTTGATTTGGTCAGATATAGCCAGCACAGCCAATGCCGTTTTATCATTTGAGAACCAAATAACTGTTTTCGAGCTTTTACTCCATTCATCTGCTTTTTTCTTCAAGCCAGCATCGATATCAATGCTATTTTCGGACATTAGCTTTCTATTACCTACGTAATAGGGGGTATCAGCAAAAATAGCTTTTGCGCCCTTACCGGTAATACTCTCAAAACCTCTCAGTGACTTGGCTGATGCATCGGTCAAATAATTAACCACAGCATCTGCTAAAGGGTGTTCCGATTGCTTTTCAAGAGTAAAAAGGATATCCTTTGTGGTACTATCCTCGTTCAACCAGTATACATCAGTTACTTCAGGTTTACCTTCCGTGATTGTCCCCGTCTTATCCAGTACAATAGCATCTACTTTTTTTGCTGATTCGAGGCTTTCAGCGTCTTTAATAAGGATTCCGTTTTCGGCTCCTTTACCTACACCGACCATAATTGCCGTTGGAGTAGCCAGCCCAAGCGCACAAGGGCACGCAATAACCAAAACGGTAACCGCAGCTAACAATCCGTGCACTACGCCACTTTCACCTCCAAGGATTAACCAAAGTATAAAAGTCAATAAAGCAATACCAATCACTACGGGAACGAACACACCGGCGATCTTATCAACCAACTTTTGGACGGGAGCCTTGCTGCCTTGCGCATCCTGTACCATTTTGATAATCTGAGCAAGCATTGTTTCTTTACCAACCTTGGTCGCCTCAAAACTAAAGCTTCCTTTTTGGTTAATCGTACCAGCGAATACCTTTTCATTTTGAGTTTTCAGAACTGGTACAGGCTCACCACTCAGCATACTCTCGTCGACATAAGAACTACCAGACACAAGCATTCCGTCTACCGCGATCTTCTCTCCAGGTTTTACTAAAATAACATCGCCGGGTTTTACATCTTCAATCGCTACGCTCTGTTCTGAACCATCTTTCTGCATAACGATCACAGTTTTTGGCTGCAAACCCATTAATTTCTTGATAGCAGTCGAGGTATTCCCCTTCGCTTTTTCTTCCAATAATCTACCGAGGAGAATAAACGCAACAATAACAGCTGCTGCTTCGAAGTAAACATGAGCTTCCAATCCTCTTTCCAGCCAAAACTCGGGAAAGAACAGGTTGAAAACACTAAAGACATAGGCAATACCGGTACTTAAAGCTACCAGTGTATCCATATTTGCCGATCTGTGCTTTGCTTGTTTCCAAGCATTTACGAAAAAGCTCCGACCCAACCAGAGTACCACCGGAGTTGACAATATCCACATGATTTCATTGGCATATGGGATATTCATAAAGAACATTCCGATCACTGCCACCGGGAGAGAGAGTACAACAGCCCAAACCGTCCGTTTCCTTAGATCCTTATATGTTTTCTCGTGAATATTTTCTAACGTTTCTTGCTGTTTTGATTCGTCTTTCAACAGCAAATCGTAACCAACAGACTGAACAGCCTGCCGAAGTGCTTCAGGATCTGTGATACCGGGTTGATATTCCACGGCTAGGTTTCCTGTGGCAAAGTTGACCGAAGCCTCAACAACCCCCGGAGCGTGCTTAACGATACTTTCTGCACTACTTGCACAGGAAGCACAGGTCATTCCCAATACCGGGAACGAGTCCTTAATTGTCTCGTTAATAGTTGTTTCGTTATTTTTTTGTTGATTATTTATCATCGCCATTTTGATACTGCTTAAATTACAATACAAAGTTGGCGAGAAAACTCCAGGGAATCGTTACAGAATTATGGAATTGATTTGTAATTATCTATGAAATTAGCCTGTTTCACGCTATTATCTCAGACCTTGTCCAACGGCTTTCGCTTATCCTTTCCGATTTGTTTAAAATGGCTTGGGGTTAAGCCCGTTACTTTTTTAAACTGGTTGCTCAGATAAGCTACACTGGAGTAGTTCAGCCGAAAGGCGATCTCACTTAATGACAACTCATCATAAACTAATAGTTCTTTGACCTTTTCGATTTTCTGCGCTATAAAATATTTTTCTATCGTTGTACCTTCTACTTCCGAGAAGAGATTCGACAGGTAGTTATAATCAAGATGAAGTTCCCGACTCAGCACATCTGAGAGGTTTGTTCTAGCATCATTATTCTGATAATGCACCCAGCCAATAATAACATTTTTTATTTTTTCAATAACCCTGCTCTTCTTATCATCAATGACCTGAAAACCGAGCGCTTCGAGAGATGAGTCCAGTTGTCTCTTTTTCTCAGGTGCAAGTTCGCTATCTAAGGTTATTTCACCTAATCCAACCTGCTTGGCTTCGATTCCCAGCTTATCCAGTTCTGCTCGAACAACCAAAATACAGCGATCGCAAACCATATTTTTTACAAACAATTTACTCATTTATTGATAAGTTAAATCAACAATACCCATTGGGCATGATACCAAAGTTACAATTAAAGTTGGATTACTTTATCTCCGGCATGATAAGTATATAGCTCTTCGTCATGCTGCGTAATATCGAGCCCTTGTTCCTCCTCCGCTTCAGTAACACGAATTGGGTCAATAAGATTAACGAGTTTGAAAATACCGTATGATACCACAAAGCTATAGGTAGTGACAATTAAAATTCCAGTTACCTGAGCCAGAAAGAAGCTATTTTCACCAAATAAGATCCCATTTGCTGCATCGGGGTTAGTAACCGTGTTTGCAAAAACACCGGTAAAGAACATACCAACCACGCCTCCGACACCGTGACAGGGCACAACATCCAGCGTATCGTCCAATGAAGACTTGGAACGCCACTCTACGGCTATGTTAGATATAAGTGCCGCTACAACTCCGATGAACACGCTTTGAGGAATCGCCACAAAGCCTGCAGAGGGCGTGATCGCAACCAAGCCCACAACAGCGCCAATACAGAAACCAACAACCGACGGCTTCTTGCCACGAAACACATCAAAAAACATCCAAGCCAATCCGGCAGCGGCAGCGGCAATATTTGTTGTAGCAAAAGCGGAAACAGCCAATGAATTAGCCGCTAAGGCAGAACCTCCATTGAACCCAAACCACCCAAACCAAAGAAGGCCGGTACCAATCAACACATACGCTATATTAGCTGGCTGGGTTTTAATATGATCCGCATGTGATTTACGCTGTTTAAGAACCAGTGCGCCTGCAAGCGCGGCACAACCTGCTGAAATATGAACTACGGTACCCCCTGCGAAATCCAACACGCCAAGACGTGCGAGGAAACCATCAGGGTGCCAACTCCAATGAGCTAATGGAGCGTAAAC from Pedobacter indicus carries:
- the hutI gene encoding imidazolonepropionase; the encoded protein is MDEMKIIGPFKQLTALADLPLRGAIADEQLEVIAKGAVVVNSDGLIEAVGEFETLRTSYPTAKLEEIEEPMVLMPGFIDCHTHIAFGGSRARDYAMRVAGKTYLEIAKAGGGIWDTVTQTRSATEEELIKNTVSRAAKHLREGVTTIEVKSGYGLNVDDEIKILNAIHSANQLTKADLISTCLAAHMKPKDFDGGQKEYLNYLLDELLPLVKEQKLSERIDIFVEDSAFDTVHADYFLSKVAQLGFDIAVHADQFSTGGSALALKHKARSADHLEASTEKEIEPFVSSDTVAVVLPGASVGLGMNFAPARKLLDAGACMAIASDWNPGSAPMGSLLVQASILGAFEKLSMTETLAGLTYRAAHALNLKDRGKIKKGYLADMQAFPCEDYREILYHQGQLKPQIIWKTGTRI
- the hutG gene encoding formimidoylglutamase, which codes for MENRNTNMIDSNFYSTANEGSWFARIDGFDENQLRWHQSVEAIDIRKLKRAEGQNNIAILGFASDEGVQRNKGRVGAAKAPERIRRLCSSLPMIEGVKIYDAGDVSCYEEQLEKAQQQLAVAVGKLLSHGYTPLLLGGGHEIVYGHYKGVKQSFSSEKVGIISFDAHFDLRKPDSKGVNSGTGFWQIAEASNHAPLDYLAIGIQKASNTRELFEEADKLQASYIFDSEFNPTQIDYLRKKIASFCDKVDKVYLTIDMDAFSSAYAPGVSASNPKGLTPDFVFDDCLRGIFSTGKVVSIDVAEVNPNFDLDNRTSKLAARLISDMLNLLSG
- a CDS encoding MBL fold metallo-hydrolase, which translates into the protein MKRRDFIQNASLTAALLSFSTKSAWAALMRPQDYNFMTLRDSIGIFTEAGGTIGWLDADEGYLVIDAQFPHSAAHLIAELKKLGSKPFSYLINTHHHGDHTAGNIAFKGLVGKVVAHNNSLINQKAVAKKSGKESEQLYPDTVFTESWELKTGKEFIKAHYFGAGHTNGDAIVHFQNANIVHMGDLVFNRRYPFIDKSAGADIASWIQVLQKAMDTFDRDTLFIFGHSLDPEKVVGGQADLKAFQDYLSSLLEVVSSKIKAGESREEIMKIASIPGASEWQGDGIERSLDAAYQELTQ
- a CDS encoding DNA polymerase III subunit gamma/tau, producing MDSFIVSARKYRPATFETVVGQQHITGTLKNAIKNNQLAQAFLFCGPRGVGKTTCARILAKTINCENLTSEVEACGTCDSCKAFQNGSSFNVHELDAASNNSVEDIRSLIEQVRIPPQTGRYKIYIIDEVHMLSAQAFNAFLKTLEEPPAYAKFILATTEKHKILPTILSRCQIFDFNRIRVEDIAGHLESIAQKEAVSYDQDGLHLIAQKADGGLRDALSMFDQLVSFSNKNLSYQAVIDNLNVLDYDYYFKLTQAIVDEDSSRCLLLFNEVLSKGFDGSHFIAGLASHFRNLLVAKDMETVKLLEVSKTIKDRYLSQAEKTSQGLLLSALNIANQCEINYKTSRNQRLQVELALLKMCHISSAVQLSRQSIMNEESGESAKKKTSITKSPDQTETSNPVTTAKQSPVAPPSSVASSSENKDSSVSPSPQSEVVPPTRPKLVIPKLTDINLGSKIPNLNTVFDEKRDSGSKNKDPEYVQGTAEEPFGQEEFLKLWTEFSRTIKDQGKISLFTLMTANKPVLKENYMVDVIVENQIQQQLLVESKIEILNYIRQNLNNFKVDLIPVLQKSPTVRKPVTDAEKYQAMVAKNPMLDQLRKEFNLGFD
- a CDS encoding OmpA family protein — its product is MKTLTISLLALASFCMVACNQNSSQTNNSADSTDIGPSMNDSIVNTDNPPASRDLSAQPEVDLSQSALTYTETNTQMKLVLPNADVFEEGSAEFKEGYEATLQETLNVINDRGFGKVLVSGNTGRGGDEAANKSLSSERAIKVTKWLKDKGLKKEVSVTSQGVGSQYPMIAYELKDGSPNPQADGLNNRTEITFRKSQLASQ
- the rpsF gene encoding 30S ribosomal protein S6, which codes for MQQYETVIILTPLLSEEVAKETITKFSTFLTENGAEIIQEDNWGLKKLAYPIEKKSTGFFHLTEFKAPGDLISKLELQYKRDERIMRFLTIALDKHAIAYNEKKRSGAFNKKPKTEEAAK
- the rpsR gene encoding 30S ribosomal protein S18 — protein: MAREQKIQYVTAPKVDDNRKKYCRFKKNGIKYIDYKDANFLLKFVNDQGKLLPRRLTGTSLKFQRKVAQAVKRARHIGLLPYVADSLK
- the rplI gene encoding 50S ribosomal protein L9 — protein: MEIILKQDIKKLGEKDDIVVVKPGYGRNYLIPQGFAELATPSAKKVLAENIRQAQFKQDKIKQDAEALAGKLESVKLTIGAKAGESGKIFGSVNTIQIADALKKEGYEVDRRRITFEEEPKVIGEYIANLNLHKEVKVQVPFEVVAE